GCAGTTTATAGTCGTACGGAATACAGCATTCACCGCCGGTGTGTGCTGTTCGGGGCGTTTCGAGGCGGCCTCGCAACTTTATAGTCCGGTTTCAAGGCGACAAACCGAACTAACGGAAATCCAAAGATGCGTGTGCGCGTGGGCGCGCgcgtgtttattttaaatgatgcttGCATCCAGTCACGAATTCTGAAACAAAATTCAGTAATGTATAGAATTGTTAAACGTATATTCGGTCTTTAGACTCTAACTGTacgctattttatttatttattgtccttttatgtgatattttaaacttgtgtgtgcgcgcgcgctgGTGGGGGTTTCCTCTTCTGTAGATGATGTCATAATGAGTGGCTCTTAACGTGATTAACAAGAAAGTCTGTTCATGTGTCTTTACGGCACATAATCAATATAAAGCCTTGATTCTTAATTAAGccttcattaatattcatgaaaccagttttttttaattaagggaTAAAACCGGACCTGGTTTTActtgtattgtatatattttacgtAGCCTAACACTTTAACATTATTCGtcttatgcatttaaatttgatAAGTGTcgtacattatttttaaaataggctgtaatcatttttagataaaggtctattttatttattatagaccTATATTACGggtttattatatgtttactAAATTAGATTAATTAACTACTTAAATGAGTATTTGTTTCAATTTATATGGTGCTTATTAAAGTACAgctttacaattaattaattgagTAAATAATATACCATAACCATATAAAAAGGAccaaataaattgaaatgtaaaactatttaaatattaacttgtTAATTAAAGTAGTTATTAcatataatacacaataaagtgaagtaataaatactttatatataatacaaccgtgtaaaagaaaatatctgGTTTTTAAATGTAGGAATCTTTTGAAAGCCACAAAAACGTTATATATGTGAAGTTTTTAGGTGAAATCTGAAAGCATTTAGAGTcaacatgaatgtgtgtgtgtgtgtgtgtgtgtgtgtgtgtgtgtgtgtgtgtgtttccactTCCTGTCTGCTATTTCTGGATGAGGGAGGGTTGTTTTCTCTGAGTCGTGGGTAAAGGCTGAATCTGAAAGAGCGTTTCAAACTCACTTTATGTCTCAGGCTGCCGTTTTTCTGATCCACTAACACAACCGGCTATTGCTTTTTAATAGAGTTGCGTAAACGTCAAGACTGTTTTTGTCAAGAGTTCTCCTAAATCAGATCCAGATTGGTTTGTATCTCAGGAAAAAACCCCAGAAATATCAGCGTTTGGGACACGCAATCAAGTTTTCACACCTGCCTTGCTTGTTAcgtttgttatatatatatatataatatgtaggAGTAAGGCATTAGTCAATCAGAGTCTCTTGAGCTCTTTTTGCCGCCCTCTTGTGGTCATGTGACCTGTCTCACGCCTGTCTCCTCTTGTTCTACAGGACGAGCCGGTGGACTGCAGGAAACAGGAGCTGTCCCTCAGTGAAGTACAACAGAAAGTGAAAGAATACAACGCTCAGGTCAACAGTAACCTCTTCATGGTCCTGGTGAGGACACCTTTCAGTGTTAAATATAGGTTACACTTTActttaaagtgtccttgttacagtgtaattatacatttattaccgattcatattaattatactACGGGGGGCCATTGAATGCTTTGATCTGATTGGCCGACAGGCGTTCATTGCATTATATCGTGTGTATAAGAGCGTGTAAAAATGGCGGTCCTTCCCATCAGAACCGTGATGGATCCTACACTGGCTTCATAAAGGTCCAGTTCAAGCTGGCCCGACCCGTGTCTCTCCCTCCTCCCCGGAGCGcttcctcctcgtcctcctcgtcTTCCTCAGGACTGGACGGCGGCTGCCGCGAGGACAAAGCACTGAAGCACCGCACCTCGTTCTACCTGCCCAGAGACACGGTCAAACACCTGCACATCAGCTCCGGCACTCGGGCCCGGGAGGTCATCGAAGCCCTGCTGAGGAAGTTCACCGTGGTGGACAACCCTGCCAAGTTCTCGCTGTTCGAACGCAGCGAGCGACAGAATCAAGGTGAGGAGGCCGCCCAGGCCGTTTCTCCGACATCCGCGTTGATATCCaaacaacaaaatcataaaTGCGCCACGTCTCTTTTTAGTGTACTTACGCAAGTTAGCCGACGACGAGCGTCCGCTCTTCCTGCGCCTGTGCGCTGGACCCAACGAGAAAGTCCTCAGCTTGGTCCTTAAAGAGAACGAGACGGGGGAAGTTAATGTGAGTCGACTCTTCTGACAGAGTTTAAGCatgctaaatgtgtttttaaaggcaTATGTGTGCGTTTGAGATGacgttgttgttttcttttgcgGCAGTGGGACGCGTTCAGTTTTCCCGAGCTCCAGAACTTCCTGCGCATCCTCCAGCGCGAGGAGGAGGACCACGTGCGGCAGATCGTGCGGCGCTACGCTCTGGCCCGAGACAAGATGAAAGAGGCCCTGAAGAGCCTGAGCACGCCGGGCTGAGGCCAGCGGGCTTCTCGCACCTCGCAAACGAAAGGAACCGCGACGGAAAGGACGCTCGTGCACAGCTTGTTACCGTTTGAATCCAAAGAGTGCGTGTGGAGGGACCCTTTGTCCCGCGGCGGACGTGAGACGGGTCGGGAGCGAAAGGGAAACGCAGCGAGAGAGGAGTGGCGTGTGTTTTAGCGTGACTGGTGAGCGTGGAAGAAATGCTGCGCTCGTACCTCTAGATCTATGCAGATGTGGAGTCGCAGATTATTGGTCTGCGGTGAATGAATATCAGTGCAGACTATAGAGCATTTTAGTGTAATTTATACATGTAATAGAGAGAGAGGAAACGATTATTTTTATGtctgcattaaaataacaccATTTAGTGATATAGTGTTTGTCAGATATTGAAGCACCCACCCGTGTATATATTGGATGCTCACTGTAAAccgaatgaaataaaatatttttccccCTTTAAAATGACTGCTTTTCTTGCGTGAGAGAACCATTCAATTAAAAACTGAGAATGTATTAATTGCGGTTCAATCAATCGATTGTATATAacttttcacaatataaaataaatacacctttttttggaaattatgTTTATGCCGAAGCGTTGCTTATTATGTCTAGCCTTTATAATTAattctttataattaataaaaggcACAATTACCAAAATATTCGTAATTCCAACTGTACATGATAACAGAAATAATTTCAACTATACAATGTTTTAGCTACATTCACAGTTGCTTAATACTAGGTCAAATAATCGTTTGtcacattatatttatacattttcttaaattatttacaaCGAAACTGGAAGCCGCACATCTATTGCATAAACGGAAAGTGAAATCAATAATTTTCAATAAAAGTTCTGCTGTTAAATACTCCACGGTGCCACCATGTACTTAAGAAAGCAATAATTCGCGATTAATGGTTTGATAACTGCTATGTCcaaccattttaaaattaagtctTATTTGGACTTACGTGTTGTTTACACAGTGCTGTGATTCCGTTGTTGGGTGTTTATCCTATGCAAACAAATAgtctcaaaatctttatttttgactTTATAATGGCtttctaaaaaattaaaaaccaagTCACGATGAAATGAAATATCAtgacagtaataaataaaatttaactaaaaaaaaaaaccaacaaataaagatttttattctACGTAGTCCAGGACTTTTATTCTGTCCATTCTCCTTCGCGTG
This window of the Puntigrus tetrazona isolate hp1 chromosome 22, ASM1883169v1, whole genome shotgun sequence genome carries:
- the rassf1 gene encoding ras association domain-containing protein 1 isoform X2, encoding MTDCERLDMTWGSSASSGYCSQSDSEHELEQFYTARTSLRKTRRRKEKDEPVDCRKQELSLSEVQQKVKEYNAQVNSNLFMVLNRDGSYTGFIKVQFKLARPVSLPPPRSASSSSSSSSSGLDGGCREDKALKHRTSFYLPRDTVKHLHISSGTRAREVIEALLRKFTVVDNPAKFSLFERSERQNQVYLRKLADDERPLFLRLCAGPNEKVLSLVLKENETGEVNWDAFSFPELQNFLRILQREEEDHVRQIVRRYALARDKMKEALKSLSTPG
- the rassf1 gene encoding ras association domain-containing protein 1 isoform X1, whose product is MAKCELIELQDLTPDDRIELAPPSGPPPRTGPTLERWSKEKVVRMVGERVRLEDPDWPTCKPGRGHDFQPCSQTQLSWCDLCGEFIWGLYRQSLRCTHCNYTCHYRCQPFIELDCSLNRDGVGEQINYCEDTIETDTNVDEPVDCRKQELSLSEVQQKVKEYNAQVNSNLFMVLNRDGSYTGFIKVQFKLARPVSLPPPRSASSSSSSSSSGLDGGCREDKALKHRTSFYLPRDTVKHLHISSGTRAREVIEALLRKFTVVDNPAKFSLFERSERQNQVYLRKLADDERPLFLRLCAGPNEKVLSLVLKENETGEVNWDAFSFPELQNFLRILQREEEDHVRQIVRRYALARDKMKEALKSLSTPG